A region from the Andrena cerasifolii isolate SP2316 chromosome 11, iyAndCera1_principal, whole genome shotgun sequence genome encodes:
- the Vhdl gene encoding larval-specific very high density lipoprotein yields the protein MMKVLIVLLGFLAAALAVPAYFPHGKVVTYKYTVDVKAGIIEPAPHASEFFIDSLLTAQHYNSDPTLQNAYYIRLHNVTHELYNGRAVHSEHPPTVPQLLPEAAEVIQTPFVIVFDENGRLHGIKFEGNESKWSKNIKKAIAAMLQLDMVNIFPQNSVQSHSFITHENTIHGSCQVAYNVQPKNQVTPGLSNDLVITKFHEPKNCTHFSYQTFNHIEPEKCHVSEEDGMTTASRRVVEVTDRGQEILINKLIGHSVINYFPWRARAEAHYLLTNQTLVLSSISPVHHEVSLTDQNIPLDRDITFTKPDTKHAVTGDLDVTQGRHHVNQNELIIKVKKILDEAAGYLKENHMEMKPPEWKHGQALNRILHIMGFMNVESLEKVFHDIVNSKNTNKNIFLGMVPNVGTTAACLFTRNVIREKAVSDLTAITMLNKLPMHVKIPSEELLLDMEDLLKFGDSVSTEVKKASILCFATLVHRTFANGTTNTLLTEYLLQFRQHLLNEPSYEMKMVYLMAIKNVAVTDILTILEPIIRGEVLVSEEPISIRIQAIWAIMKVVTELRQYAYDLLWPILANTTLPHTLRIVAYEVLMNAGPDTGRLMNMYWFMVYEKDEHLYNYHVETIKGLAESVDPCLAPLQETASKILRFTRMRQAPGPLSTKFHVDSFDQVFGHGDAVKVSLIMNQQTGLPYVGSVDHFTSVARKPVSRWGVHWHIDNLAEIVRNIKNEVFSNVDRQVTNENVKRVLTKAAINMPATKPIQICIFLTWNDNVVRVLHYNRHTWMKLFTDLKSWKENIAQINLQHILYDDHFEMHVPTDFGVPAILATRTPNLDSLKGSVVPVPLEEWYLTKLELKMKYQQWKHGEYVMSIYNPIADAWHSIRRAGTCDAVLATEATVSYDKDKKSVVMTLARLPVTEYSITGLLTHAKNYVTVTDDESGVLTNSCATCLHIQNVTGVISNKTYELSVDSKDTALRFLTAIYNCEGHVTPLPSVDWHETIPMNHDRPMGYMNLVRLAMRLRQKIQNDMISSHDASCSSLMKLEPSTVHPASHVELMAKVKIESFASNPLHIFTQMRFGVHGTMDVKSASTRKSMRLWDANININLSPGHVDNNMKITITRATPEEQNLQICIEGQRNYPSVDTDILNFENTEKKTNTKLTITMGPTTNTTCARDDMEVIFNVVGETSDEQMSHAHHIDAYEACQSHKQHRDLQTESVPKTWPCVLEAMLHTTLKKYTTNVQLKKLPPSVEMASHVFEDVLLSHFFPHISYTLNHTDHGNLKILVQYSAGSHNADVTVLQSSRSYKLLQLPFGHEIWNTLMDNVHFSNSMLGDVISGNRKICTIHPRILATYDRTMTPFVVPDKWTLLTGDARQQTFSVFVKWINGNRLATKIYFGKHVMEIVPRNVVPAAVVVTVNGKVIDNHKMGVLVPEKDIDSYDMRLTANYDHLNIDSTWIPVSIHYTVNSVSVVGSTALRGEVDGLCRSMNGIDATQPLNVYTLAEH from the exons ATGATGAAGGTCCTAATCG TATTGCTGGGGTTCCTAGCTGCGGCGCTCGCCGTTCCAG CTTACTTCCCCCATGGAAAAGTCGTGACTTACAAATACACGGTCGACGTGAAGGCCGGAATTATCGAACCGGCTCCACATGCATCTGAGTTTTTCATCGACTCGCTTCTTACTGCCCAACATTATAATAGCGACCCGACGCTGCAGAATGCCTATTACATTCGCTTACATAATGTAACGCACGAACTTTACAACGGGCGTGCGGTGCATTCCGAGCATCCCCCGACTGTACCACAATTGCTTCCCGAAGCCGCCGAAGTGATCCAGACCCCCTTCGTCATCGTTTTCGACGAAAATGGTCGA TTGCATGGCATAAAATTCGAGGGTAATGAGAGCAAGTGGTCGAAGAACATAAAGAAAGCCATTGCCGCCATGCTGCAATTGGATATGGTCAACATCTTTCCGCAGAACTCGGTGCAGTCGCACAGTTTTATAACTCACGAG AATACCATTCACGGCTCCTGTCAAGTCGCGTACAACGTGCAACCGAAGAACCAAGTTACCCCGGGACTCAGCAATGACTTGGTGATCACAAAGTTCCACGAACCGAAGAACTGTACCCACTTCTCTTACCAAACATTCAACCACATCGAGCCCGAGAAATGTCACGTCAGCGAAGAG GATGGCATGACCACTGCCAGCAGGCGAGTGGTCGAGGTTACAGACCGAGGCCAGGAGATTCTCATTAATAAACTAATTGGCCATTCAGTTATCAACTATTTCCCTTGGCGGGCTAGGGCAGAGGCCCACTATCTTTTGACCAA CCAAACATTGGTCCTTAGTAGCATTTCCCCGGTACATCACGAAGTATCGCTGACGGACCAAAACATTCCACTTGATCGCGATATTACTTTCACTAAGCCGGACACGAAGCATGCTGTTACTGGTGATCTAGACGTGACCCAAGGGCGACATCATGTTAATCAAAACGAACTTATTATTAAAGTGAAGAAGATATTAGATGAAGCTGCTGGCTATCTCAAAGAAAATCACATGGAGATGAAACCGCCAGAGTGGAAGCATGGTCAGGCATTAAATAGGATTCTACACATTATGGGTTTCATGAATGTTGAGTCATTAGAGAAAGTGTTCCATGACATTGTGAACTCCAAAAATACCAATAA AAACATCTTCCTGGGAATGGTGCCAAACGTAGGAACCACGGCTGCGTGTCTCTTCACGCGAAACGTAATTCGCGAGAAGGCTGTTTCGGATTTGACTGCAATCACGATGCTCAACAAACTTCCGATGCACGTGAAGATTCCTTCCGAAGAGCTACTGCTAGATATGGAGGACCTCCTCAAGTTCGGCGACTCCGTTTCCACCGAAGTGAAGAAAGCTAGCATACTCTGCTTCGCTACGCTGGTTCACAGGACCTTCGCAAACGGAACTACCAACACCCTTCTGACCGAGTACCTCCTGCAGTTCAGGCAACATCTCCTAA ATGAACCAAGTTACGAGATGAAAATGGTGTACTTGATGGCCATCAAGAATGTTGCCGTCACTGACATTCTAACTATTCTGGAGCCAATCATCCGCGGCGAGGTTTTAGTTTCTGAGGAACCAATAAGTATCCGTATCCAAGCCATTTGGGCCATCATGAAAGTGGTTACTGAACTAAGGCAGTATGCCTACGACTTGCTCTGGCCGATTCTTGCCAACACCACCCTTCCGCATACACTTAGAATTGTCGCTTATGAAGTGCTGATGAATGCAGGGCCTGATACAGGGCGTCTCATGAACATGTACTGGTTCATGGTTTACGAGAAAGATGAGCACCTGTACAACTACCATGTAGAGACAATTAAGGGGCTCGCCGAATCCGTTGACCCTTGCCTCGCGCCACTCCAAGAAACGGCTAGCAAGATATTACGGTTCACTAGGATGAGACAGGCTCCTGGCCCACTTTCCACCAAGTTCCACGTCGATTCGTTCGACCAAGTTTTTGGACATGGTGACGCTGTCAAAGTCTCTCTGATCATGAATCAACAGACGGGTTTGCCATATGTTGGCTCGGTCGACCACTTTACATCTGTTGCTCGGAAACCTGTCAGTCGATGGGGA GTTCATTGGCACATCGACAACTTAGCAGAGATCGTGAGGAATATTAAGAACGAAGTGTTCAGTAACGTCGATAGACAAGTCACCAATGAGAACGTGAAGCGCGTGTTAACTAAAGCGGCTATAAATATGCCTGCCACCAAGCCCATCCAgatatgcatatttttgacatgGAACGATAATGTCGTTAGGGTGTTGCATTACAACAGGCATACCTGGATGAAACTCTTCACAGATCTGAAATCATGGAAAGAGAACATTGCCCAGATTAATCTCCAGCACATTCTTTACGACGACCACTTCGAAATGCATGTGCCCACTGACTTTGGTGTGCCGGCTATTTTAGCTACGAGGACACCCAACCTTGATTCTTTGAAAGGAAGTGTCGTTCCTGTGCCTCTGGAGGAGTGGTATCTCACGAAACTGGAATTGAAGATGAAATACCAGCAATGGAAACATGGAGAATACGTCATGTCGATCTACAACCCTATTGCTGATGCATGGCACTCGATTCGTAGGGCAGGAACTTGTGACGCTGTCTTGGCTACCGAAGCGACTGTTAGTTACGACAAAGACAAAAAGAGCGTAGTAATGACATTGGCAAGATTGCCAGTCACAGAGTACTCGATTACTGGATTATTGACACACGCCAAGAACTACGTTACTGTCACAGATGACGAAAGCGGAGTTTTGACAAACAGTTGCGCCACTTGTCTTCATATCCAGAACGTTACCGGTGTCATAAGCAACAAGACCTATGAGCTCAGTGTCGATTCGAAGGACACTGCCCTTCGATTCCTCACAGCAATATATAATTGCGAGGGCCACGTTACCCCTCTGCCCAGTGTCGATTGGCATGAGACAATTCCAATGAACCACGACAGGCCAAT GGGCTACATGAATTTGGTGCGGCTCGCTATGCGACTCCGTCAGAAGATACAGAACGATATGATTTCGTCGCACGACGCAAGTTGCTCGAGTCTGATGAAACTTGAGCCTAGCACCGTCCATCCGGCTTCCCAC GTCGAATTAATGGCCAAAGTCAAGATCGAAAGTTTCGCCTCTAACCCATTGCATATATTCACTCAAATGAGGTTCGGTGTCCATGGAACAATGGACGTTAAGTCAGCTTCCACCAGAAAATCTATGAGACTGTGGGATGCAAACATTAACATTAACCTCTCGCCAGGACATGTGGACAACAACATGAAAATCACGATCACCCGTGCCACTCCGGAAGAGCAAAATCTGCAG ATATGCATCGAGGGCCAGCGGAACTATCCAAGTGTCGATACGGATATACTAAACTTTGAAAATACGGAAAAGAAAACCAACACGAAATTAACGATTACCATGGGACCGACGACGAACACTACGTGCGCGCGCGATGACATGGAAGTCATATTTAATGTGGTCGGTGAAACGTCGGACGAACAGATGAGCCACGCACACCACATTGATGCGTATGAAGCTTGTCAATCTCATAAGCAGCATCGGGATTTACAAACCGAGAGTGTGCCTAAGACTTGGCCATGCGTGCTCGAGGCTATGCTTCACACGACCCTAAAGAAGTACACAACGAACGTACAACTGAAGAAG CTACCTCCCTCCGTGGAAATGGCCAGCCATGTGTTTGAAGATGTGCTACTGTCTCATTTCTTCCCACACATCTCGTACACGTTGAATCATACGGATCACGGGAATCTAAAAATTCTCGTACAATATTCAGCCGGGTCACATAACGCAGACGTAACCGTTCTCCAATCATCCCGCAGTTACAAATTACTTCAACTGCCATTCGGTCACGAGATATGGAATACCTTGATGGACAACGTTCATTTCTCTAATTCGATGTTGGGAGATGTCATCTCCGGTAACAGAA AGATTTGTACGATCCACCCTCGGATTCTTGCCACTTACGATAGGACCATGACTCCGTTCGTAGTACCTGACAAATGGACCCTTTTAACTGGGGACGCGCGTCAACAAACGTTCAGCGTATTTGTCAAATGGATAAACGGAAACAGATTAGCCACGAAGATCTATTTTGGTAAACATGTAATGGAAATAGTACCTCGCAATGTCGTACCTGCTGCTGTCGTGGTCACCGTCAACGGTAAAGTCATTGACAATCACAAAATGGGCGTTCTAGTACCAGAAAAAGATATAGACTCGTACGATATGAG ATTGACGGCAAATTATGATCACCTGAATATCGATTCGACATGGATACCAGTAAGTATCCATTACACAGTAAACAGTGTGTCTGTGGTAGGCAGTACCGCGCTTCGAGGAGAAGTAGATGGATTGTGTCGTTCCATGAATGGAATAGATGCGACTCAGCCTTTAAACGTGTACACCCTCGcagaacattaa
- the LOC143374578 gene encoding inosine triphosphate pyrophosphatase produces MSKPIVFVTGNAKKLEEFIAILGKNFPREITSKKIDLPEYQGQVDDICEMKCRAAADLIKGPVIIEDTCLCFNAMKGLPGPYIKWFLDKLGPEGLHQMLHGWEDKTAEAVCTFAYCAGTSDDPIILFQGRTQGTIVSPRGSRDFGWDPCFQPLDSDKTYAELPKEVKNKISHRSKALEKLKDYFLNDAH; encoded by the coding sequence ATGTCCAAGCCAATAGTGTTTGTAACCGGAAACGCGAAGAAGCTGGAGGAATTCATCGCCATTCTGGGGAAGAATTTTCCACGGGAGATCACGAGTAAAAAGATCGATCTTCCTGAGTACCAAGGACAGGTAGATGATATTTGTGAAATGAAATGTCGAGCTGCGGCTGATCTAATAAAAGGTCCGGTTATCATCGAAGACACGTGCTTATGCTTCAACGCGATGAAGGGACTGCCTGGGCCTTACATTAAATGGTTTTTGGACAAACTGGGCCCGGAAGGTCTTCACCAGATGCTTCATGGCTGGGAAGATAAAACCGCGGAAGCGGTCTGCACTTTCGCTTATTGCGCCGGAACATCGGACGATCCAATTATATTGTTCCAAGGTCGCACTCAAGGAACCATCGTGAGCCCTCGAGGATCGCGGGATTTTGGCTGGGATCCGTGCTTCCAGCCTCTAGATAGTGACAAAACTTACGCGGAACTGCCCAAAGaagtaaagaataaaatatCTCATCGCAGTAAGGCACTAGAGAAATTGAAAGATTATTTCCTGAATGATGCACATTGA
- the Rpn8 gene encoding regulatory particle non-ATPase 8 yields the protein MPSQEVVTTKVVVHPLVLLSVVDHFNRMGKIGNQKRVVGVLLGCWKAKGVLDVSNSFAVPFDEDDKDKSVWFLDHDYLENMYGMFKKVNAREKVVGWYHTGPKLHQNDVAINELIRRYCPNSVLVIIDAKPKDLGLPTEAYQAVEEVHDDGSPTSKTFEHIPSEIGAEEAEEVGVEHLLRDIKDTTVGTLSQRITNQLLGLKGLHEQLKEIRDYLLQVGSGKLPINHQIVYQLQDILNLLPDMTQSSFVDSLYVKTNDQMLVVYLAALVRSIVALHNLINNKLTNRDAEKKETDKKETKKEEKKEEEKKEEKEKAKAKSQ from the exons ATGCCGAGTCAAGAGGTTGTGACTACGAAAGTGGTGGTTCACCCTTTGGTTTTATTGAGCGTGGTGGACCATTTTAATCGTATGGGAAAGATTGGTAATCAGAAGAGAGTGGTCGGTGTTCTTCTGGGCTGTTGGAAGGCTAAAGGTGTTCTGGATGTGTCAAACAGCTTTGCAG TACCCTTCGATGAAGATGATAAGGACAAAAGTGTCTGGTTCCTTGACCATGATTATCTGGAAAACATGTATGGGATGTTCAAGAAAGTTAATG CCCGTGAGAAGGTAGTGGGTTGGTATCACACTGGGCCTAAGTTGCATCAAAATGATGTTGCGATCAATGAACTCATCAGGAGATACTGCCCTAACTCTGTGTTGGTCATCATTGATGCTAAGCCTAAAGATCTTGGTCTCCCAACGGAAGCATATCAAGCTGTAGAAGAAGTTCACGAT gaTGGCTCGCCAACATCTAAAACCTTCGAACACATCCCTAGTGAAATTGGCgctgaagaagcagaagaagtaGGCGTAGAACACTTACTAAGAGATATCAAAGATACTACGGTTGGCACCCTTAGTCAAAGAATTACAAACCAGCTACTAGGTTTGAAAGGTCTTCACGAACAGCTCAAAGAGATTAGAGATTACCTGCTGCAAGTGGGCAGTGGTAAACTGCCGATAAACCATCAAATCGTTTATCAGCTTCAGGACATTCTGAATTTGTTGCCCGACATGACACAAAGTAGCTTCGTTGATTCACTGTACGTTAAAACGAACGACCAGATGCTGGTCGTGTATCTCGCCGCCCTCGTTCGATCTATAGTGGCTTTACATAATCTGatcaataataaattaactaATCGCGACGCCGAGAAAAAAGAGACCGATAAGAAGGAgacgaagaaggaggagaagaaggaagaggaaaagaaggaggagaaagagaaagcaaAAGCTAAGAGTCAGTGA
- the Atk gene encoding artichoke yields MAKPPEGGGLFVAGWFLALCCIGASAQLSSEYGCPTQERILPCRCSTRDMEIQIWCSHSELPKVLEGLKAVSHYIDRPVDELILENNNLPSLPGKVFATLRVLRLMLRNNRLERVSPGWLEGLHDSLLELFVVEPDLRSLPVDSLENLQGLEAVTLQSRVMKKLPKFSGLPKLRYLQINSPALVELAPRNFRDLPSLEQLHVFGSSRLIRLEAGLFRSLPRLELVNITDCGVHWVHPRAIIDLPELREISLVGNSIVDAGMIGRACMDLPSLSVVRLDRNRINRLDEASFMDLPVLTRLYLSRNHITEVFAGAFQRMPALKAVDLNHNLIHRIHPEFFPRRPGNVLEEMWLINNDLSHVTELRSIMEALPRLKFLDVSHNQIEEIPYGALRGHPTLERLHLDHNRVAFLQRETFTAMPALRELRLKNNSLSNLLEAPFWNLPALKGLDLSENYFRHLEPRLLANLPSLRRFDVSGNAIGLVEPESFLGTPALEHINISGNALSVLHPLTFHHLSNLYELDVGWNRMLEIVPGLPRNIEHLYLSMNRIVVLPAVSSQDLALPVLRSLDLSANGIERMPPGSLTDLPNLRKLNIGYNSLRIVEDGVFDGLSRLEQLDLRYNRLVSLHGRSFRPLRSLMDLNLRGNRLEVLRPDIFQENVRLQRMDLSRNNLAQIPHATFSNTRDLRELYASHNTLTELPGSLHGLTALQVLDLSFNKLNILSPETLSSLSALLELKLVRNRIRELREGAFDGLPRLSLIDLENNDLRIIERNAIRGLPELQAIRLGKNRLQMIPSGAFTELPLLQSAELQENRIQEIASNAFVNVPHLLFLNLSNNHLPGLDYVGLESLRSLEVLDLSNNRVSRVSSNSLASMEWLVELKMDNNRICTIQGSPFDEMPRLRVLSLRSNRMASVSEVAFKRLRSNIAVLDIDGNPLSCSCGMLWLRGWLQQASSEGPRCADGSLFKEIRLSRQDCQRERQIDAIHPGCEAEMIDSAPYPVSSSILGATEIVPLRMNLREPSTRPPTTSLDSDYLYEYPDYQEAKNNTSNATQPSTELLTTVPADTVKMVQVPGEVQTQRNNTIPAKKNPLMPPSPSSSGFTFFGVPLPSLNFNLWGNSGRKSERKNSSGRPGRGRYRTFPPTEPEIHRGGFVPMPRGQGGFVPIVDPRLTYDRQVKNETSKSQNSSVTQVEKKRWKSGNGTVVKIERTHPRTSRPKVGFREREELSTVAAHESDSRKQSLDTKKNSSTFMNSTRTSDSSTAADESPQEANEASVAAEIHNDESAEVTRKSSKGEGKSQVEVASRIVWTTPRAILQTTKETVKESTEILKGEKNTFLDSEVVEFQETLTSTVKNIRNESNDVASIATERPTSHSSLPENRKHFPSTSQFSRETEASALSAFLVPGGQVPATVPNLRPLGRPTITKVPSPHTGHSAEPEKQKSVAEAVQRNVGNADDQIFYKDESSDENAEVVEDSSFNWYFQHYNDTNLEPYVGTAYSGGEKISVCRWTLLGQVCLIFYAFI; encoded by the exons ATGGCTAAACCACCGGAAGGTGGAGGCCTCTTTGTAGCTGGCTGGTTTCTGGCACTGTGCTGCATCGGTGCCAGCGCCCAGCTCAGCTCGGAGTACGGATGCCCTACTCAGGAGAGGATTCTACCTTGCAGATGCTCTACCCGCGACATGGAGATTCAGATATG GTGCAGTCACAGCGAGTTGCCGAAGGTTCTGGAAGGTCTAAAGGCAGTGAGCCACTACATAGACCGGCCAGTAGACGAGTTGATCCTGGAGAACAACAATCTACCCAGCCTACCGGGCAAAGTCTTTGCTACCCTGCGCGTGCTTCGGCTAATGCTACGAAATAATCGCCTCGAAAGAGTATCGCCCGGCTGGCTAGAGGGTCTACACGACTCTCTATTGGAATTATTCGTCGTGGAGCCAGATTTGCGATCTCTGCCAGTAGACAGCTTGGAGAATCTGCAGGGCCTAGAGGCGGTGACTTTGCAGAGTCGAGTGATGAAGAAGCTCCCAAAGTTCTCTGGACTCCCAAAGCTCAGATACCTCCAGATTAATTCCCCGGCTCTGGTGGAGTTAGCTCCGAGAAACTTTCGAGATCTACCCAGCCTGGAGCAGCTTCATGTATTCGGGAGCTCGCGTCTAATACGCTTAGAAGCTGGTCTGTTTCGTAGCCTGCCGCGACTCGAGCTGGTGAACATCACCGACTGCGGAGTTCACTGGGTTCACCCTCGAGCGATCATAGATTTGCCGGAACTGAGGGAAATCTCTTTAGTCGGGAACTCGATAGTCGATGCTGGCATGATTGGCCGCGCCTGCATGGACCTACCCTCCCTCTCGGTGGTCCGACTCGATCGGAATCGGATAAACCGTCTTGACGAAGCATCCTTCATGGACCTGCCTGTTCTCACCCGCCTGTACTTATCGAGGAATCACATAACCGAGGTGTTCGCTGGAGCATTCCAAAGAATGCCCGCCTTGAAAGCAGTGGATCTTAATCACAATCTAATACACCGCATACACCCCGAGTTCTTCCCACGAAGGCCGGGAAACGTTCTGGAGGAGATGTGGCTGATCAATAACGATTTGAGCCACGTGACCGAGTTGAGATCGATAATGGAGGCACTGCCCAGGCTGAAGTTCCTCGACGTCAGCCACAATCAAATCGAGGAGATACCTTACGGGGCGTTAAGAGGCCATCCTACTTTGGAGAGACTTCACCTTGATCACAATAGAGTGGCCTTTCTGCAAAGAGAGACCTTCACCGCGATGCCCGCTCTCAGGGAACTTCGattaaagaataattctttgtCAAATTTGTTAGAGGCACCGTTCTGGAACTTGCCAGCGTTGAAA GGGCTAGACCTTTCAGAAAACTACTTCCGCCACCTAGAGCCACGTTTACTAGCGAATCTGCCGAGTTTGAGGCGGTTCGACGTCAGCGGGAACGCGATTGGCCTTGTAGAGCCTGAATCGTTCTTGGGGACGCCGGCCCTGGAGCACATCAACATCTCTGGCAACGCGCTCTCTGTTCTCCACCCTCTCACGTTCCACCATCTGAGCAATCTTTACGAGTTGGACGTCGGTTGGAATCGAATGCTCGAAATTGTTCCGGGTTTGCCGAGGAACATAGAACACCTGTACTTGTCCATGAACCGCATTGTCGTTCTGCCCGCGGTGTCCTCCCAGGATCTCGCCCTCCCGGTTCTAAGATCCTTGGATCTCAGTGCGAACGGGATCGAGCGGATGCCGCCGGGTAGCCTGACGGACTTACCGAATTTAAGGAAGCTGAACATTGGCTACAATTCTCTGCGAATCGTGGAGGACGGAGTCTTCGATGGACTGTCCAGGTTGGAGCAGCTGGACCTAAGATACAATCGATTAGTCAGCCTGCATGGGAGAAGTTTCAGGCCTCTCAGGTCACTGATGGATTTGAATCTACGAGGCAATCGACTGGAGGTTCTGCGGCCAGATATCTTTCAAGAAAACGTGAGACTGCAGAGGATGGACCTCAGCAGAAACAACCTTGCTCAAATACCACATGCAACCTTTTCGAATACTAG AGACCTTCGTGAACTGTACGCGTCGCACAACACTTTGACCGAGTTACCCGGATCGTTGCACGGCTTAACAGCTCTTCAGGTTCTCGACTTGAGCTTCAACAAGCTGAACATCCTGTCGCCGGAAACACTGAGCAGCCTATCGGCCTTGCTCGAGCTCAAGCTTGTAAGAAATCGCATACGCGAGCTCCGCGAGGGCGCCTTCGACGGTCTGCCGCGATTATCCTTGATCGACCTGGAAAACAACGACCTCAGGATCATCGAAAGGAACGCGATCAGAGGCCTGCCGGAGCTGCAAGCGATAAGGCTTGGAAAGAACCGGCTACAG ATGATACCAAGCGGAGCTTTCACCGAGCTACCACTCCTCCAAAGTGCGGAACTGCAGGAAAATCGGATTCAGGAAATTGCGAGCAACGCGTTCGTTAACGTGCCTCACCTCCTCTTCCTTAATCTGAGCAACAATCATTTGCCAGGTTTGGATTACGTTGGTTTGGAGAGCCTTCGTTCCCTGGAAGTTTTGGACTTGAGTAACAACAGAGTATCCAGAGTATCCAGCAACAGTTTAGCGTCCATGGAGTGGTTGGTCGAGTTGAAG ATGGACAACAATCGAATTTGCACCATCCAAGGCTCCCCTTTCGACGAAATGCCAAGGCTTAGAGTTCTCAGCCTGAGGAGCAACAGGATGGCTTCCGTTTCAGAGGTGGCATTCAAGCGATTGAGATCCAACATCGCTGTCTTAGATATCGATG GCAACCCGCTCTCGTGCTCGTGTGGAATGTTGTGGTTGAGAGGGTGGTTGCAGCAAGCTTCCTCCGAGGGTCCAAGATGCGCGGATGGATCGCTGTTCAAAGAAATTAGATTGTCACGTCAGGACTGCCAACGCGAAAGACAAATCGATGCAATTCATCCGGGCTGCGAAGCTGAAATGATCGATTCGGCACCATACCCTGTCTCCTCCTCGA TTCTTGGAGCCACGGAGATCGTGCCACTTCGAATGAACTTAAGAGAACCATCAACGCGACCGCCTACCACTTCCCTGGACTCCGATTACTTGTACGAATATCCAGATTATCAAGAAGCTAAAAACAATACATCGAACGCGACGCAACCGTCGACTGAATTACTCACTACCGTACCAGCAGATACAGTGAAAATGGTTCAAGTCCCAGGGGAGGTTCAGACTCAGCGGAACAATACTATCCCTGCGAAGAAAAACCCATTGATGCCTCCTTCTCCCAGCAGCTCCGGTTTCACTTTCTTCGGCGTGCCCCTGCCTAGCCTGAATTTTAATCTCTGGGGTAATTCGGGGAGGAAGTCTGAGAGGAAGAACTCTTCGGGGAGACCGGGAAGAGGACGTTACAGGACGTTTCCACCCACAGAACCAGAGATTCACAGAGGTGGCTTTGTACCCATGCCTCGTGGGCAGGGTGGTTTCGTGCCCATTGTAGATCCGAGATTAACGTACGACAGGCAAGTGAAAAATGAAACCTCGAAGAGTCAGAACTCGAGTGTTACGCAAGTGGAGAAGAAACGATGGAAAAGTGGGAATGGCACGGTAGTGAAGATCGAAAGAACTCATCCTAGAACAAGTAGACCTAAAGTGGGGTTCAGAGAAAGGGAAGAGTTGTCTACAGTCGCTGCACACGAATCTGACTCTCGGAAGCAATCATTAGATAccaagaaaaacag CTCCACTTTTATGAACTCGACGAGAACGTCGGATTCGAGTACCGCGGCAGACGAGTCACCCCAGGAAGCAAACGAAGCTTCTGTGGCTGCTGAAATTCATAACGACGAGAGTGCGGAGGTGACTCGAAAGTCGAGTAAGGGCGAAGGGAAATCTCAGGTAGAAGTGGCGAGTAGAATTGTCTGGACGACGCCCAGGGCTATTTTACAAACGACCAAAGAAACTGTGAAAGAGTCGACGGAAATACTAAAGGGAGAGAAAAACACATTCTTGGATTCCGAGGTAGTAGAATTTCAGGAAACGCTTACGTCGACAGTGAAAAATATTCGAAATGAATCAAAtg ATGTTGCGAGTATCGCGACGGAGCGACCAACTTCCCATTCATCGTTACCAGAAAATCGCAAACACTTCCCTTCCACGTCTCAATTTTCCCGAGAAACGGAGGCGTCAGCCCTTTCGGCGTTTTTGGTTCCAGGAGGCCAAGTGCCCGCCACCGTGCCAAATTTGCGTCCTTTAGGTAGGCCAACTATAACAAAAGTTCCTTCGCCGCACACTGGGCATTCTGCCGAGCCGGAGAAACAGAAATCCGTGGCCGAGGCTGTTCAGCGGAACGTGGGGAACGCAGATGACCAAATCTTTTATAAAGATGAATCTTCCGATGAAAATGCTGAGGTAGTGGAGGATAGTTCTTTTAATTGGTACTTCCAGCATTACAACGATACCAATTTAGAACCCTATGTCGGTACAGCGTACAGTGGGGGTGAAAAGATAAGTGTGTGCCGATGGACGTTATTGGGTCAAGTATGTCTTATTTTTTACGCTTTTATATAG